Below is a genomic region from Enterobacteriaceae endosymbiont of Donacia cinerea.
TATTTTTGACAGTTGTGGTAAACAATATAAAGTGATCCAAGGACAGACTATTAAATTAGAAAAAATTACGGGAAAAATTGGAGATAAAATTGAATTTAAAAATATTTTAATAATATATGAAAAAAATAAACTAAATATAGGAAATCCTATTATCCCAGGAGCAAAAATAATAGCACAAATTATTTTACATGGTAAAAATAAAAAAATTAAAATAATTAAATTTCGTAGAAGAAAACATTTTCGTAAGACACAAGGACACCGTCAGTTATTTACCAATATAAAAATTCTTAAAATTCAATATTTAGTTTAGGAGAATATTCTATGGCACATAAAAAA
It encodes:
- the rplU gene encoding 50S ribosomal protein L21; its protein translation is MYAIFDSCGKQYKVIQGQTIKLEKITGKIGDKIEFKNILIIYEKNKLNIGNPIIPGAKIIAQIILHGKNKKIKIIKFRRRKHFRKTQGHRQLFTNIKILKIQYLV